The following proteins are co-located in the Xiphophorus hellerii strain 12219 chromosome 2, Xiphophorus_hellerii-4.1, whole genome shotgun sequence genome:
- the trim44 gene encoding LOW QUALITY PROTEIN: tripartite motif-containing protein 44 (The sequence of the model RefSeq protein was modified relative to this genomic sequence to represent the inferred CDS: deleted 1 base in 1 codon), translating into MDHKDESLEGATGLSQDDLPQMDGSCDACEPDEAQPATHVCHICSFAFCPIHADRHSSSTRHTLMPYNDEGAQACGLDTDSDSRVEGAAENGSGEKRAAQVSENQDLAEGGEGVDADKEKNAQNEGKDGEEAEAVAAGEAGKRDTVTVERLRCKEHGQEGSLYCKPDEQIICVVCAVQGEHRDHEIITLHEAYVWQKSRQGHDLLGYTQQMAENVKTKWTNPEMSTEELEEYVSGQFDELRRLVRLEERRTLHLVDLKEAFLTASAAEKIAEITLETEKLQEEMDNITHQLCLLEQAEAQAVGPAAVAEVLAARPGPVHRLLHDIEARPRVPEPRANPMDPRDLEDNDSGPSMDHAP; encoded by the exons ATGGATCACAAAGACGAATCCCTGGAGGGAGCCACGGGGCTGAGTCAAGATGATTTGCCACAGATGGATGGTTCCTGTGATGCGTGTGAGCCTGATGAAGCCCAACCAGCGACGCACGTGTGCCACATCTGCAGCTTTGCCTTCTGCCCGATTCACGCTGACAGACATTCCAGCAGCACACGGCACACCTTAATGCCTTATAACGATGAAGGTGCTCAGGCCTGTGGTCTGGACACAGACAGTGACTCAAGAGTCGAAGGTGCAGCTGAGAATGGATCTGGTGAAAAGAGAGCAGCTCAAGTGAGTGAAAATCAGGATCTGGCAGAAGGTGGTGAGGGTGTGGAtgcagacaaagaaaaaaatgcccAGAATGAAGGAAAAGATGGGGAAGAGGCTGAGGCTGTGGCTGCTGGAGAGGCAGGGAAGAGGGACACGGTGACAGTGGAGAGACTGCGCTGCAAAGAGCACGGCCAGGAAGGCTCCCTGTACTGTAAACCAGACGAGCAAATCATCTGTGTGGTTTGCGCTGTGCAGGGCGAGCACAGGGATCATGAGATCATCACTCTGCACGAGGCCTATGTGTGGCAGAAG AGCAGGCAGGGTCACGACCTGCTGGGCTACACACAGCAGATGGCTGAAAACGTCAAGACCAAGTGGACTAACCCTGAG ATGTCTACAGAGGAACTGGAAGAATATGTCAGCGGCCAGTTTGATGAGCTCCGCAGGTTGGTTCGACTGGAAGAGAGGCGAACCCTTCACCTGGTAGACCTCAAAGAAGCTTTCCTCACAGCATCGGCTGCAGAAAAAATT GCTGAGATCACCCTCGAAACCGaaaagctgcaggaggagatgGATAACATCACACACCAGCTGTGCCTGCTGGAACAGGCTGAGGCTCAGGCAGTAGGTCCTGCAGCGGTGGCAGAGGTCCTGGCAGCGAGGCCTGGACCAGTCCACAGATTACTG